The Nicotiana tabacum cultivar K326 chromosome 14, ASM71507v2, whole genome shotgun sequence genome contains a region encoding:
- the LOC107762310 gene encoding uncharacterized protein LOC107762310: MDMSLDDIIKKNKQKGNGGRRSRDQKRRSVRVYGSGTCRGGPSRRCRMTPYSMPQCFPEPDKMMVGGSEWDYGTKLFVSNLDYGVSNDDIRLYLKIKIQESYGSTRRYESYGSTRRYQEPTKTDELLTVLLPATVFNKLL, encoded by the exons ATGGACATGTCGCTGGATGATATCatcaagaaaaacaaacaaaagggCAACGGTGGACGACGTTCCAGAGATCAAAAGCGCCGCAGTGTGCGGGTTTATGGTTCTGGGACTTGTAGGGGCGGACCAAGTCGCCGTTGCAGAATGACGCCCTACTCAATGCCGCAG TGTTTTCCAGAGCCAGACAAGATGATGGTTGGAGGGTCAGAGTGGGATTATGGGACTAAGCTATTTGTATCTAATCTCGATTACGGGGTCTCCAACGATGACATCAGG TTATACTTAAAGATAAAAATACAGGAAAGCTATGGATCAACAAGAAGATATGAAAGCTATGGATCAACAAGGAGATATCAAGAACCTACAAAAACAG ATGAACTGCTAACTGTGCTGCTTCCTGCAACTGTATTTAACAAACTGTTATGA
- the LOC107825783 gene encoding uncharacterized protein LOC107825783: protein MPTRKLAKWQMFLSEFDIVYVTQKAINGQSLADHLAENPIDKDYEPLTTYFPNEVVLFAGEDIAGSYPGWRMFFDGTAKLKGAWIRAVLIFESGQHYPTLAKIRLPCTNNMAEYEACILGIRMAVNTNIKELLVIGDFDLLIHQVQGEWTTKNVKILP from the coding sequence aTGCCTACAAGAAAGTTGGCCAAATGGCAAATGTTTCTCAGTGAATTTGATATTGTGTACGTGACGCAGAAAGCTATCAACGGACAATCATTGGCCGATCATCTCGCAGAGAACCCGATAGACAAGGATTACGAGCCACTCACCACATACTTCCCAAATGAAGTAGTATTGTTTGCAGGGGAGGACATTGCAGGGTCATACCCAgggtggagaatgttttttgatggaaCGGCGAAATTAAAAGGTGCATGGATTAGGGCAGTCCTAATTTTTGAGTCGGGACAGCATTACCCAACTTTAGCCAAGATAAGGCTCCCTTGCACAAATAATATGGCGGAATATGAAGCATGTATCCTTGGAATTAGGATGGCAGTCAACACGAACATTAAGGAACTTTTGGTCATAGGAGATTTTGATTTGCTAATACACCAAGTTCAGGGTGAATGGACTACCAAAAATGTCAAGATTCTTCCATAA